A genomic window from Candidatus Endomicrobium procryptotermitis includes:
- a CDS encoding YgiQ family radical SAM protein, with protein sequence MFLPTTKEEMNRIGWDKADIILVSGDTYIDSPFIGTAVIGNYLVSKGLRVAIIAQPDINNNDIARLGEPALYWGVSAGAMDSFISNYTALNKFRNDDDLTPGGINNKRPDRACMAYTNLIRKHFKNTKPIVLGGVEASLRRIVHYDFKDNALRRSILFDAKADIISYGMGEKSNLELARALRDGEEWRDIKGLCYISKEKKEDSLELPSFEECRDNKDKFFEMFSTFYKNSCNRNEKTISQKHGGRYIIHNGSQSVLTTEELDAVYDLDYTREVHPFYAKMGKVKAQETIKFSITTHRGCIGECNFCSIAVHQGKEVVSRSEESVVKEAEKITKLKDFKGYITDLGGPTANMFAIKCSLNSNAGRCESKRCLFPSQCANLIYGHNKQMLLLKKVSMLEGVKKVFVSSGIRYDIICGDAENGQDYLDRITENHISGQMKIAPEHCDDKILSLMGKPSSNKLKYFIEMFKRSNSKNLFLTYYFIAAYPGCGEKEMIYLQNYIGKNLKIHPQQVQIFTPAPSTNAAMMYYCEKDLSGGKVFVEKDRNGKQRQKRIICG encoded by the coding sequence GTGTTTTTACCTACCACAAAAGAAGAAATGAACCGAATCGGCTGGGATAAGGCCGACATAATTTTAGTGTCCGGAGATACTTATATAGACAGCCCTTTTATAGGTACTGCCGTTATTGGAAATTATCTTGTTTCCAAAGGGCTTAGAGTTGCGATTATTGCACAGCCAGACATTAATAATAATGATATTGCCCGTCTCGGAGAACCAGCTCTTTATTGGGGTGTATCGGCTGGCGCAATGGATTCTTTCATTTCAAATTATACGGCTCTTAACAAGTTCAGAAACGATGACGATTTAACACCTGGAGGCATAAATAATAAGCGTCCTGACAGAGCATGCATGGCATATACAAACCTTATAAGGAAACATTTTAAAAATACAAAACCTATAGTTCTCGGCGGAGTTGAAGCAAGCCTTAGGAGAATTGTCCATTATGATTTTAAAGACAATGCTTTGAGGCGGTCAATACTATTTGACGCAAAAGCCGATATAATTTCATACGGTATGGGTGAAAAGTCCAATCTTGAGCTCGCCAGAGCTTTAAGAGATGGAGAAGAATGGAGAGATATAAAAGGGCTATGTTATATTTCAAAAGAAAAAAAAGAAGATTCTTTAGAGCTTCCGTCATTTGAAGAATGCAGAGATAATAAAGACAAATTTTTTGAAATGTTTTCAACTTTTTATAAAAATTCTTGCAACAGAAATGAAAAAACAATATCGCAAAAACACGGCGGCAGATACATCATACACAATGGCAGTCAGTCAGTTCTTACGACGGAAGAGTTGGATGCTGTATATGATTTAGATTATACAAGAGAAGTTCACCCTTTCTATGCTAAAATGGGAAAAGTAAAAGCTCAGGAGACCATAAAATTTTCAATAACAACGCACAGAGGCTGTATCGGAGAATGCAATTTTTGTTCTATAGCAGTGCATCAGGGAAAAGAAGTGGTATCAAGAAGCGAAGAATCGGTTGTTAAAGAAGCCGAAAAAATAACTAAACTTAAAGATTTTAAAGGTTATATCACAGATTTAGGCGGACCGACAGCAAATATGTTTGCCATAAAATGTTCGTTAAACTCAAATGCGGGAAGATGCGAAAGTAAACGCTGCTTATTTCCGTCACAATGTGCAAATCTCATTTACGGACACAATAAACAAATGCTGCTGCTGAAAAAAGTGAGCATGCTTGAAGGAGTAAAAAAGGTTTTTGTTTCTTCAGGAATAAGATATGACATTATATGCGGCGATGCAGAAAACGGTCAAGATTATCTTGACCGTATCACGGAAAATCATATATCGGGACAGATGAAGATAGCTCCAGAACATTGTGATGATAAGATTTTATCTCTCATGGGCAAACCTTCGTCAAATAAACTTAAATACTTTATCGAAATGTTTAAAAGAAGTAACAGTAAAAATCTGTTTCTCACATACTATTTTATTGCAGCATATCCAGGCTGCGGTGAAAAAGAAATGATATATCTTCAAAATTATATAGGAAAAAATTTAAAAATTCATCCGCAGCAAGTACAAATATTTACCCCGGCACCTTCAACGAATGCGGCAATGATGTACTATTGTGAAAAGGATTTATCTGGCGGCAAGGTTTTTGTCGAAAAAGACAGAAACGGCAAGCAGCGGCAAAAGAGAATTATCTGCGGATAG
- a CDS encoding ferrous iron transport protein A — MGEVKKLSVLKVGQEGKIKSISSKSGTVLKKRLLDMGCVAGCTIKVKKLAPLGDPVEVIVKSYSLSLRKEEADAIEVEI, encoded by the coding sequence ATGGGAGAAGTAAAGAAGTTAAGTGTTTTAAAGGTAGGGCAAGAAGGAAAAATTAAAAGCATTTCTTCTAAAAGCGGGACCGTTTTAAAAAAGAGACTTTTGGATATGGGCTGCGTGGCGGGCTGCACAATAAAGGTGAAAAAACTTGCACCTCTGGGGGATCCTGTGGAAGTTATTGTGAAAAGCTATTCTTTAAGTCTTAGAAAAGAAGAAGCCGATGCAATAGAAGTTGAAATATAA
- a CDS encoding AEC family transporter — MIENLIAFFLIMGSGIFFQWKKPGNINPDLARHTINTIVIRFFLPTLCFRVIATADMDINTILLPVSAILTISLSLIFSFIVFGIIEKFISLNKKDKIVLILAATFGNVTFLGLPLLTGLYGSGVSQYVFLYDLMATMPLLWFVGASLACSYGKGQKLSIKDSVKILAQLPPIWALILGFVVNFCGITLPGFLLKTLELMSMPIVSLMIFSVGLALTIPKIKETVIVLPAVVIKLCISPLIAYSAAMILGMKNLAFKSTTMEAAMPTMVLTLVIASQYKLSHKLAALAIVLTTAAGFITMPIISLLLEK; from the coding sequence ATGATTGAAAATTTAATAGCGTTTTTTTTAATTATGGGCAGCGGTATTTTTTTTCAATGGAAAAAACCCGGAAACATAAATCCAGATTTGGCAAGACACACAATCAATACTATCGTTATAAGATTTTTTCTGCCAACTTTATGTTTCAGAGTTATCGCCACTGCCGACATGGACATCAATACTATTCTTTTGCCTGTTTCGGCAATTCTTACAATATCGCTTTCGCTTATTTTTTCTTTTATCGTTTTTGGAATCATAGAGAAATTCATATCTTTAAATAAAAAGGATAAAATTGTTTTGATACTTGCGGCGACTTTTGGAAACGTTACATTTTTAGGACTTCCACTTTTAACCGGACTTTACGGCAGCGGCGTTTCGCAATATGTTTTTTTATATGATTTAATGGCGACCATGCCGTTGTTATGGTTTGTAGGTGCTTCGCTTGCTTGTTCTTATGGAAAAGGACAAAAACTTTCAATTAAAGACAGCGTGAAAATACTTGCACAGCTTCCGCCGATATGGGCATTAATATTGGGTTTTGTGGTAAATTTTTGCGGGATAACTCTTCCCGGTTTTTTACTTAAAACTTTAGAACTCATGTCGATGCCCATAGTGTCCCTTATGATTTTCAGCGTTGGGCTTGCACTTACTATTCCAAAAATAAAAGAAACCGTAATAGTTCTTCCTGCGGTTGTCATAAAATTGTGTATTTCTCCACTGATTGCTTATTCTGCGGCCATGATTTTGGGAATGAAAAATCTGGCTTTCAAATCAACGACTATGGAAGCCGCAATGCCTACAATGGTTTTAACTTTAGTTATAGCTTCGCAGTATAAACTTAGTCACAAACTTGCTGCACTTGCTATAGTGCTGACAACAGCAGCAGGATTTATAACAATGCCGATAATATCTCTTTTACTGGAGAAATAA
- a CDS encoding phosphatidylglycerol lysyltransferase domain-containing protein: MKKWIKFIIVPIGLIIFISALALFHNELKNLSYTDIINSLKAIPSTRVFVALCLALTYYLLLGGYDIVAFKYIDAKVPLKPKDILFTCFVSNVLGNNTGYSMLFGGSIRYRLYSFHNVSIVDVTKVLFFSSATIWLGLLAIGGLVFTFTPVSLAGITKFTFSTRPVGILFLIILSAYVLFSVFQSKPIKFFKWKISFPNIKIVIAQIILATGDWVVASLTLYMLMPAGEFPYFILIKVFLISQLLGIISQVPGGMGVFETAIVFLLPQAAENPAVMGGLLAYRAVFYFFPLSITLFMLASYEIVRMSKKIDEKMRIFGKTVSSVIVQILAVSTFLAAMIAMFSTSTPFGAAKLRAILNYVPMWLLDLSHFLLSTTAAALLFLSRGLQLRIKNSYIWTCFLMGLTMILLILTAQPAAVHAGFAVLFVALLFSKKYYYREVPLIDTAFNPWWFSAIGGVFVISVWIGFFVNRQDIFSWIHLEIFFDNMFSQNDAARFLRAAFGVGVVLVIVAVEQFVRSFFNKPVVFDMKDITNIVNTSDYSYAFNALSGDKKFVVNKDKGAFIMYAPIRNNWIALGDPVGDAKKKSELLWKFKELTDDEAVKPAFIGIDHKNMHIYEDIGLDVFNIGQEAKVPLRMLNRNEEVVKYFDKISLEVEAEGYVHEIISPQEFDKNRETYAAINEEWIKNSNYIKRNFIPGKYDEQYMKKMNFGIIKKDGKMCAFSVIAASKSGYEASSGVVRHTGCEEKVFEYILFKNMLWAKSNGYKWFDLGLTYVPNSDNDNDIIKRFAKMFTFAEHFDYDLAKLKEFKNKFYPIWHNKYIALRPDKYIMMFVRNFTALIAPPKEKSKKLFFKRLFIK; the protein is encoded by the coding sequence ATGAAAAAATGGATAAAATTTATTATAGTTCCGATAGGACTGATTATATTTATCTCAGCGCTTGCTCTTTTCCACAACGAACTTAAAAATCTCAGTTATACGGACATTATTAACTCGCTCAAAGCAATTCCGTCAACAAGAGTTTTTGTGGCGCTTTGCCTTGCGCTTACATATTATCTTCTTCTTGGCGGTTACGATATTGTCGCGTTTAAATATATTGACGCCAAAGTTCCTCTTAAACCGAAAGACATACTTTTTACGTGTTTTGTCAGTAATGTTCTAGGAAATAATACCGGATATTCTATGCTTTTCGGTGGTTCCATAAGATACAGACTTTATTCTTTTCATAATGTTTCCATAGTTGACGTCACAAAAGTGCTTTTCTTTTCTTCGGCTACTATATGGCTCGGTCTTTTGGCAATAGGCGGGCTTGTTTTTACTTTCACTCCGGTTTCTCTGGCGGGAATAACAAAATTCACTTTTTCTACAAGACCTGTAGGAATACTTTTTTTAATAATCTTGTCAGCTTATGTTCTTTTCAGCGTTTTCCAATCGAAACCGATAAAATTTTTCAAATGGAAGATATCTTTTCCAAATATAAAAATAGTTATCGCACAGATAATTCTAGCCACAGGAGATTGGGTAGTCGCATCTCTGACGCTGTATATGCTTATGCCTGCTGGAGAATTTCCTTATTTTATACTTATAAAAGTTTTTCTCATTTCGCAGCTTTTAGGAATAATCAGTCAGGTTCCGGGAGGAATGGGGGTTTTTGAAACAGCTATAGTTTTTCTTCTCCCGCAGGCTGCCGAAAATCCCGCGGTTATGGGAGGACTTTTGGCTTACAGAGCTGTATTTTATTTCTTTCCGCTTTCAATAACTCTTTTTATGCTGGCTTCTTATGAAATAGTGAGAATGAGCAAGAAAATTGACGAAAAAATGAGAATTTTTGGTAAAACCGTTTCTTCAGTAATAGTTCAGATCCTTGCTGTTTCGACATTTTTAGCCGCAATGATAGCGATGTTTAGCACTTCCACCCCTTTCGGCGCCGCAAAATTGAGAGCGATTTTAAATTATGTGCCAATGTGGCTTTTGGATTTATCGCATTTCCTTTTAAGTACTACGGCCGCCGCTCTTTTATTTTTATCGAGAGGATTGCAGCTGAGAATAAAAAATTCTTACATATGGACATGTTTTTTAATGGGCTTGACCATGATTCTTTTGATACTGACCGCTCAGCCCGCGGCGGTTCACGCTGGTTTTGCGGTATTGTTTGTGGCTCTTTTATTTTCGAAAAAATACTATTACAGGGAAGTTCCTTTAATAGATACAGCTTTCAATCCGTGGTGGTTTTCGGCTATAGGCGGCGTTTTTGTAATATCAGTATGGATAGGATTCTTTGTCAACAGACAGGATATTTTTTCATGGATACATCTGGAAATTTTCTTTGACAATATGTTCAGCCAAAACGATGCGGCAAGATTTTTAAGAGCTGCTTTCGGAGTGGGGGTGGTGCTTGTCATAGTGGCCGTAGAACAGTTTGTCAGGAGTTTCTTCAACAAGCCGGTAGTTTTTGACATGAAAGACATAACAAATATCGTCAATACTTCGGATTATTCTTATGCTTTCAATGCACTGTCTGGAGACAAAAAATTTGTGGTAAACAAAGATAAAGGCGCCTTCATAATGTATGCGCCGATTAGAAACAACTGGATAGCTTTAGGTGATCCTGTAGGAGACGCAAAAAAGAAAAGTGAATTGCTTTGGAAATTTAAAGAGTTAACCGATGACGAAGCGGTAAAACCGGCTTTTATAGGCATAGACCATAAAAACATGCATATATATGAAGATATAGGGCTTGATGTTTTTAACATAGGACAGGAAGCGAAAGTTCCTCTAAGAATGCTTAACCGCAATGAAGAAGTGGTTAAATATTTCGATAAAATTTCGCTGGAAGTTGAAGCCGAAGGATATGTGCATGAAATAATTTCTCCGCAAGAGTTCGACAAAAACAGAGAAACATACGCAGCTATAAACGAAGAATGGATAAAAAATTCCAATTATATAAAAAGGAATTTTATACCGGGAAAATATGACGAACAATATATGAAAAAAATGAATTTCGGCATAATAAAAAAAGACGGAAAAATGTGCGCCTTTTCCGTTATTGCGGCTTCCAAAAGCGGTTATGAAGCTTCAAGCGGAGTGGTGAGGCATACAGGCTGTGAAGAAAAAGTTTTTGAGTATATTTTATTTAAAAATATGCTTTGGGCAAAATCAAACGGCTATAAATGGTTTGATTTGGGGTTGACATACGTTCCAAATTCTGACAATGATAATGACATCATAAAAAGATTTGCAAAAATGTTTACGTTTGCAGAGCATTTTGATTATGATTTGGCAAAACTGAAAGAATTCAAAAATAAATTTTATCCGATTTGGCATAATAAATATATCGCATTGCGTCCCGATAAATATATTATGATGTTTGTGAGAAATTTTACTGCTCTTATCGCTCCACCAAAAGAAAAAAGTAAAAAGTTATTTTTTAAAAGGCTTTTCATAAAATGA
- a CDS encoding ATP-binding cassette domain-containing protein, giving the protein MKTNFVEFKNVSVIRGERKILNDINLTITEVENAALIGPNGSGKSTFIKLITAKIYPSYTGGETVCRLFGNDKWSVADLRSRLGIVTNELQYDFHNDITGFEVVLSGFFSSIGLFNNHIVTKQMEEKASDVINFLEVSHLSSKKLETMSSGEARRFLIARSLVNNPKVLVLDEPSNSLDIAAAVKFHKMMRKIAAAGTKIVMVTHLASDIIPEIDRFIYFKDGKIFDDGCKKDIFNENKLSKLFDMKVRLTEKGGFYWLNG; this is encoded by the coding sequence ATGAAAACGAACTTTGTAGAATTTAAAAACGTTTCAGTTATACGCGGCGAAAGAAAAATACTAAACGATATAAATCTGACAATAACCGAAGTAGAAAACGCCGCGCTTATAGGTCCTAACGGTTCGGGAAAATCCACTTTTATCAAACTTATAACCGCTAAAATATATCCTTCCTACACTGGCGGCGAAACCGTTTGCAGACTGTTCGGGAATGACAAATGGAGTGTCGCGGATTTAAGAAGTCGGCTCGGTATAGTCACAAACGAACTGCAGTATGATTTCCATAATGACATAACGGGTTTTGAAGTCGTTCTTTCGGGGTTTTTTTCCAGTATCGGTCTTTTTAACAATCATATAGTTACAAAACAAATGGAAGAAAAGGCGTCTGACGTTATAAATTTTCTGGAAGTGTCGCATTTGAGCAGCAAAAAGCTTGAAACGATGTCGTCCGGAGAAGCAAGACGTTTTCTGATAGCAAGATCTCTTGTAAATAATCCGAAAGTTTTGGTCTTGGACGAACCTTCAAACAGTCTCGATATTGCTGCCGCGGTCAAGTTTCATAAAATGATGAGAAAAATTGCTGCAGCGGGCACAAAAATAGTTATGGTAACTCATCTGGCGTCGGATATAATACCTGAAATTGATAGATTTATTTATTTTAAAGACGGTAAAATATTTGATGACGGCTGCAAAAAAGATATATTTAACGAAAATAAACTTTCCAAACTTTTTGACATGAAAGTGCGTCTTACAGAAAAAGGCGGGTTTTATTGGCTTAACGGTTAG
- a CDS encoding MBL fold metallo-hydrolase, with amino-acid sequence MKRIFLYLVFGACFVSSLYAEDVSGQVRTYQIGKFDFIAIKDVETNMGKEILLYPDAAIIGRVMANNQNPSSINAFVLRNDKENILIDTGVGEGGGFLNNLKIAGVEAKNVNIVIITHMHSDHIGGLVSSTGKKVFENAVIYINEKELNYWINSSAPDGSTSGMAKTVQSVYKDKIKTFNWGENITPEIKALAAPGHTPGHTVFEIESDDEKMLVIADLVHILKVQMADPNMTVTFDINPREAADSRKKIFKDVSKNKKRIAGMHMPFPGVGTIIERTGGEYEFLPSVSVK; translated from the coding sequence ATGAAAAGAATATTTTTATATTTGGTATTTGGTGCATGTTTTGTTTCAAGTTTGTATGCGGAAGATGTCAGCGGTCAGGTAAGAACCTATCAGATAGGGAAATTTGATTTTATTGCAATCAAAGACGTGGAAACAAATATGGGCAAAGAAATACTTCTTTATCCTGATGCCGCCATTATCGGCAGAGTAATGGCAAACAATCAAAATCCGTCTTCTATCAACGCATTTGTTTTAAGAAACGATAAAGAGAATATTTTAATAGACACTGGCGTGGGCGAAGGCGGTGGCTTTTTAAATAATTTAAAAATTGCAGGTGTAGAGGCCAAAAATGTGAATATAGTGATAATCACTCATATGCACAGCGATCATATAGGCGGACTTGTCTCTTCTACAGGCAAGAAAGTTTTTGAAAATGCTGTAATTTATATCAATGAAAAAGAACTGAATTACTGGATTAACAGCAGTGCGCCTGACGGTTCGACTTCGGGTATGGCAAAAACTGTACAGTCGGTTTACAAAGATAAAATTAAAACGTTTAACTGGGGAGAAAACATAACGCCAGAAATAAAAGCACTTGCAGCTCCTGGTCATACGCCGGGTCATACGGTTTTTGAAATAGAATCCGACGACGAAAAAATGCTTGTCATCGCGGATTTGGTACACATTTTAAAAGTACAGATGGCCGATCCAAATATGACGGTAACTTTTGATATAAATCCAAGAGAAGCCGCTGATTCAAGAAAAAAGATTTTTAAAGATGTATCAAAAAATAAAAAGAGAATTGCGGGAATGCACATGCCTTTTCCCGGAGTGGGGACTATAATAGAAAGGACGGGGGGAGAATACGAATTTTTGCCTTCGGTTTCAGTAAAATAA
- the feoB gene encoding ferrous iron transport protein B yields the protein MSNRKKIIVALAGNPNCGKSTIFNALTGSNQHVGNYPGVTVEKKEGIKKYKDYEITFVDLPGTYSLSAYSEDEVVARDFVIKDKPDVVVHIVDASNMDRNLYLFTQLAELDTPVLLVLNMIDILESKGFKADEKELSSLLGVPVVSTIGNKKTGINNLLDKIIENHENGDFASQKKAKVDYGDDIKTETDNLEALILKDEELSKLPKNWLSIKLLDNDSAAVKKVLVSKNAAAILAQNEKSRKHIEEHFGETVETKIAEYRYGFTNSVVKTVIKELTSNKKDVTAVIDKFVLNRFLGLPIFALVMYLIFKFTFTVSYPVVGWFETFFEWSGRMAAAIIPEGNIQSLVVDGMIGGVGGVLGFFPLVLFMFFAIAFFEDTGYMARAAFVMDRIMSKFGLHGKSFLPMMISTNGCAVPGFMATRTLDSKRDRFITMFTVSFMICGAKLPVFSLFIAAFFAESQQANIMFIFYVLSVCIALIAAKILSKTVLKGEPAHFVMELPPYHMPTIRGLLLKMWERGWLYIKKAGTIIVFISILIWAGFTYPTASENPDLPQEEVAASQMEQSFLGRLGSALEPIVKPIGMDGSRAIALVAGLAAKEVVVSTLGTIYSLGEVDPEEAEPLKEKLASDEGWSPLKGIVFLIFCLIYIPCITAVIVFFKETGSNYKWLALLVIGNTIAAWLAAFLVFQIGTLLKIGV from the coding sequence ATGAGTAATAGAAAAAAAATTATTGTCGCACTTGCGGGAAACCCAAACTGTGGAAAAAGTACTATTTTTAACGCTTTAACCGGTTCAAACCAACATGTCGGAAATTATCCGGGTGTAACCGTAGAGAAAAAAGAAGGAATAAAAAAATATAAAGATTATGAAATAACGTTTGTAGATTTGCCTGGAACCTACAGCCTTTCTGCTTATTCTGAAGACGAAGTAGTCGCAAGAGATTTTGTTATCAAAGATAAACCGGATGTCGTAGTCCACATAGTTGATGCTTCGAACATGGACAGGAACCTTTATCTTTTCACGCAGCTTGCGGAACTTGACACGCCAGTTCTTTTGGTTTTAAACATGATTGATATTTTGGAAAGCAAAGGGTTTAAAGCCGATGAAAAAGAACTTTCCTCGCTTTTGGGAGTACCTGTCGTTTCAACTATAGGAAATAAAAAAACCGGTATAAATAATCTGCTTGACAAAATTATCGAAAATCATGAAAACGGCGATTTTGCATCGCAGAAAAAAGCAAAAGTCGATTACGGCGACGACATAAAAACCGAAACAGATAATCTTGAAGCACTGATTTTAAAAGATGAAGAACTCTCAAAACTTCCTAAAAACTGGCTTTCAATAAAACTTTTGGATAATGATTCAGCCGCGGTTAAAAAAGTTTTAGTATCAAAAAATGCTGCGGCAATACTTGCGCAAAATGAAAAAAGCAGAAAACATATCGAAGAACATTTCGGAGAAACCGTAGAAACCAAAATTGCCGAGTATCGTTACGGTTTCACAAATTCCGTAGTAAAAACAGTGATCAAAGAGCTGACGTCAAATAAAAAGGACGTCACGGCAGTTATAGATAAATTTGTTTTAAACAGGTTTCTCGGCCTTCCGATTTTTGCACTTGTAATGTATTTGATTTTCAAATTTACTTTCACAGTTTCCTACCCTGTTGTCGGCTGGTTTGAAACTTTTTTTGAATGGAGTGGTAGAATGGCTGCTGCCATAATTCCCGAAGGAAACATTCAATCTTTAGTGGTAGATGGAATGATAGGAGGAGTTGGTGGAGTTTTAGGTTTTTTTCCTCTTGTTCTGTTCATGTTTTTTGCAATCGCCTTTTTCGAAGATACGGGTTATATGGCAAGAGCGGCTTTCGTAATGGACAGAATTATGAGCAAATTTGGGTTGCACGGAAAATCGTTCTTGCCGATGATGATTTCAACAAACGGCTGTGCGGTTCCTGGTTTCATGGCAACCAGAACGCTTGATTCAAAACGCGACAGATTTATAACAATGTTTACAGTTTCATTTATGATATGCGGCGCGAAATTGCCGGTATTTTCACTTTTTATAGCGGCATTTTTTGCCGAAAGTCAACAGGCAAACATCATGTTTATATTTTATGTGTTAAGTGTCTGCATTGCTCTTATAGCAGCGAAGATATTAAGCAAAACCGTACTTAAAGGTGAACCCGCTCATTTTGTCATGGAACTTCCCCCATATCATATGCCTACCATCAGGGGACTATTGCTTAAAATGTGGGAAAGAGGCTGGCTTTATATTAAAAAAGCCGGCACTATCATCGTATTTATATCAATTTTGATATGGGCAGGATTTACTTATCCTACGGCTAGTGAAAATCCAGATTTGCCGCAAGAAGAAGTGGCAGCTAGTCAAATGGAACAAAGTTTTTTAGGAAGACTCGGCAGCGCTTTGGAACCTATAGTAAAACCTATTGGCATGGACGGAAGCAGAGCGATAGCTTTAGTTGCCGGACTTGCAGCAAAAGAAGTGGTTGTAAGCACATTGGGCACGATATATTCTCTCGGAGAAGTTGACCCCGAAGAAGCCGAACCTTTGAAAGAAAAACTTGCATCTGATGAAGGCTGGTCGCCGCTTAAAGGCATCGTATTTTTGATATTCTGCCTTATATACATTCCGTGCATCACAGCTGTCATCGTATTTTTCAAAGAAACCGGTTCAAATTATAAATGGCTTGCACTTTTGGTAATAGGCAATACCATCGCTGCATGGCTTGCGGCGTTTTTAGTTTTTCAGATAGGTACTCTTTTAAAAATAGGAGTTTAG
- a CDS encoding ferrous iron transport protein A, whose protein sequence is MRIFNSFKNRLKYCFYDYWHRKPAMSNKKIYNRNTNSAICKGLNKLSCIKRGSCKFVSACCDEKLARRLSEMGFTPGSSIKIVSGSSRGSIMVEVKGSKLALSNKIADNIFIKEEIKNNIST, encoded by the coding sequence ATGCGCATTTTTAACAGTTTTAAAAATCGTTTAAAATATTGTTTTTATGATTATTGGCATCGTAAGCCAGCGATGTCAAATAAAAAAATATACAATCGCAATACAAACAGTGCGATATGTAAAGGCCTAAATAAATTAAGTTGCATAAAAAGGGGAAGCTGTAAATTTGTTTCTGCCTGCTGTGATGAAAAATTGGCTCGTAGGCTTTCCGAAATGGGTTTTACTCCGGGCAGCAGCATAAAAATCGTTTCGGGTAGTTCAAGAGGAAGTATTATGGTAGAAGTTAAAGGCTCAAAACTTGCCTTAAGTAACAAAATAGCAGACAATATCTTTATAAAAGAAGAAATAAAAAATAATATTTCTACATGA
- a CDS encoding metal-dependent transcriptional regulator has product MVKFKRSDSLNNLSAALENYLETIAALKKEKKYARIGDIAKSLNVKSSSVNVAINFLAENGLVIHERYGYVDLTEQGDNIAKEVQRKHDILYMFLRDLLFVESGLAVKEACEIEHSVSSDTIHRLERLYKLLKKHFLTTPKDMMNLQDYLERKE; this is encoded by the coding sequence GTGGTAAAATTTAAGAGAAGCGATTCTTTAAATAATCTTAGCGCAGCATTGGAAAATTATCTGGAAACTATTGCCGCTTTAAAAAAAGAAAAAAAATATGCAAGAATTGGAGATATAGCAAAATCTCTCAATGTTAAAAGTTCAAGTGTTAATGTCGCAATAAATTTTTTGGCCGAAAACGGTCTTGTAATACATGAAAGATATGGATACGTGGATTTGACCGAACAAGGCGACAATATCGCCAAAGAAGTCCAACGAAAACACGATATTTTATATATGTTCTTGCGCGACTTGCTCTTTGTTGAAAGTGGATTGGCCGTTAAAGAAGCTTGCGAAATAGAGCATTCAGTAAGTTCGGATACTATACATAGGCTTGAAAGATTATATAAACTTTTGAAAAAACATTTTCTTACTACTCCTAAAGATATGATGAATCTTCAGGATTATCTTGAAAGAAAAGAGTAA